A single region of the Silene latifolia isolate original U9 population chromosome 8, ASM4854445v1, whole genome shotgun sequence genome encodes:
- the LOC141596341 gene encoding petal death protein-like (The sequence of the model RefSeq protein was modified relative to this genomic sequence to represent the inferred CDS: added 33 bases not found in genome assembly), with protein sequence MAPPNGTANDVTTTNGSYTNIVGRKTTMHKLIEEHGSILMPGVQDALSAAVVEKTGFHAAFASGYSVSAAMLGLPDFGLLTTTEVVEATRRITAAAPNLCIIVDGDTGGGGPLNVQRFIRELISAGAKGVFLEDQVWPKKCGHMRGKAVVPAEEHALKIAAAREAIGDSDFFLVARTDARAPHGLEEGIRRANMYREAGADATFVEAPADIGELKEVSSKTKGLRIANMIEGGKTPLHTPEEFKELGFHLIAHSLTAVYATARALVNIMKILKEKGTTRDDLDQMATFSEFNELISLESWYEAESKFKNFTPKAES encoded by the exons ACGACCACCAACGGGTCGTACACCAACATTGTCGGTCGAAAGACAACAATGCATAAGTTGATTGAGGAGCATGGGTCTATCCTTATGCCAGGTGTCCAAGACGCTCTCTCTGCTGCTGTTGTTGAGAAGACCGGCTTCCACGCCGCCTTTGCCTCCGGTTACAGTGTCTCTGCTGCCATGCTTGGTTTGCCTGACTTTGGCTTGCTTAC GACGACCGAAGTTGTAGAGGCTACTCGCAGAATTACTGCAGCGGCTCCTAACTTGTGCATCATCGTCGATGGAG ACACCGGAGGAGGTGGACCTCTTAATGTCCAAAGATTTATTAGAGAGTTGATCTCAGCGGGTGCTAAGGGCGTCTTTCTCGAG GACCAAGTGTGGCCGAAGAAGTGTGGTCACATGCGTGGCAAGGCTGTTGTGCCCGCAGAAGAGCATGCGCTTAAAATCGCTGCTGCAAGAGAAGCTATTGGTGATTCAGATTTCTTCCTTGTTGCTAGGACTGATGCACGTGCTCCTCATGGTCTAGAAGAAGGAATTAGGCGTGCTAACATGTATAGAGAG GCTGGAGCTGATGCCACATTTGTCGAGGCACCCGCAGATATAGGTGAATTGAAGGAAGTATCCTCGAAAACTAAGGGTTTGAGAATTGCAAACATGATTGAAGGAGGAAAGACACCCCTTCACACACCAGAAGAGTTCAAGGAATTGGGTTTCCACTTGATTGCTCATTCACTCACAGCAGTCTATGCCACTGCTCGCGCCCTAGTTAACATCATGAAGATCTTGAAGGAGAAGGGTACCACCAGGGATGACTTGGACCAAATGGCAACCTTTTCCGAGTTCAATGAGCTTATCAGCCTAGAGTCCTGGTATGAGGCGGAATCCAAGTTCAAGAACTTTACTCCCAAAGCCGAGTCTTGA